A part of Streptomyces sp. NBC_01235 genomic DNA contains:
- a CDS encoding transposase, whose protein sequence is MTSAVRTSCRQQLRPSPRRCRSARPGPGCRPRNRVQPAAIGFLARFCGGAGRRRWSQPRPSGQRRIAERMVPLIGPHGWAVDDVSFPKDGRMSVGAAHQRCGTLGKQANCQVAASVHGSPTPHRSRCTGGRSRPRSGRTMPYAAVGAGCRRRSGTGRSDASPWTP, encoded by the coding sequence GTGACGTCAGCAGTGCGTACCAGCTGTCGACAGCAGCTTCGGCCTTCACCACGTCGGTGTCGAAGTGCCAGGCCAGGACCGGGGTGCCGTCCTCGTAATCGGGTCCAGCCGGCCGCGATCGGGTTCCTGGCCCGGTTCTGCGGCGGTGCAGGGCGAAGGCGGTGGTCGCAGCCCCGGCCGTCAGGACAGCGGCGGATCGCGGAGCGGATGGTGCCGCTGATCGGCCCGCATGGGTGGGCGGTCGACGACGTGTCGTTCCCCAAGGACGGCCGGATGTCGGTCGGGGCCGCGCACCAGCGCTGCGGCACTTTGGGCAAGCAGGCCAACTGCCAGGTCGCAGCCAGCGTGCACGGGTCACCGACGCCGCATCGGTCCCGCTGCACTGGAGGCCGTTCCCGCCCCAGGAGTGGGCGGACGATGCCGTATGCCGCCGTCGGAGCGGGGTGCCGGAGGAGATCGGGCACCGGGAGAAGTGACGCCTCGCCCTGGACGCCTTGA
- a CDS encoding Ig-like domain-containing protein, with translation MALAAVVGLASPAAAATSTTTVTASPSAAYVGAPVTLTATVTCDVDPSGNDLGVTFWDGGNIIDSRTVGANGQAVLSTSFATAGSHKITAAYNGNGTCDASNGETTVEVSALPVPPTPPANGLCLLTCSSLFGFSVGDIHQHVEVH, from the coding sequence GTGGCGCTGGCCGCGGTAGTGGGCCTTGCCTCACCGGCGGCGGCCGCGACCTCGACCACGACGGTCACGGCATCACCCTCGGCAGCGTACGTCGGGGCACCCGTGACGCTGACCGCGACCGTGACCTGCGACGTGGATCCCAGCGGAAATGACCTGGGCGTGACGTTCTGGGACGGGGGGAACATCATCGACTCGAGGACTGTCGGCGCGAACGGACAAGCGGTGCTTTCGACCTCCTTCGCGACCGCCGGCTCTCACAAGATCACGGCCGCCTACAACGGCAACGGCACCTGCGACGCTTCGAACGGCGAGACCACCGTCGAAGTCTCGGCACTGCCCGTACCCCCTACGCCACCCGCGAACGGGCTCTGCCTCCTCACCTGCAGCAGCCTGTTCGGTTTCTCCGTCGGTGACATCCACCAGCACGTCGAAGTGCACTGA
- a CDS encoding IPT/TIG domain-containing protein encodes MPISPNQGSSGGGTLVTITGTNLTGTTAVRFGTRLATSVTNVSPTQVTAVSPSGTGAVGVTLTTSGGTSNPIPFYYVGAPFKQSLSPATGSTAGGETITINGTGFSSATSVAFGANTAVPTVVSDSQLTVVAPAGTAGSVGVTVTTAGGTNNGLSYTYVAAPVLTTISPTGGSESGGTLVTLTGTGFTTTNQVTFDGVPAPFTVLSDTSVSAATPPGTGTVDVALTNDAGSATLAAAFTYVAGPGI; translated from the coding sequence ATGCCTATCAGCCCGAACCAAGGATCCAGCGGCGGTGGCACGCTCGTCACCATCACCGGCACCAACCTCACCGGCACCACCGCCGTGCGTTTCGGCACGCGGCTCGCCACCTCCGTCACCAATGTCTCGCCCACCCAGGTCACCGCGGTCTCCCCCTCCGGCACCGGAGCGGTCGGCGTCACCCTGACCACCTCGGGAGGGACGAGCAACCCGATCCCGTTCTACTACGTCGGGGCGCCGTTCAAGCAGTCCCTCAGCCCGGCCACCGGGTCGACCGCGGGCGGCGAGACCATCACCATCAACGGCACCGGATTCTCCAGTGCCACCAGCGTCGCCTTCGGCGCCAACACCGCGGTGCCGACGGTGGTGTCCGACAGCCAGCTCACGGTCGTGGCACCGGCCGGCACGGCGGGCTCGGTCGGTGTCACCGTCACCACGGCCGGCGGCACCAACAACGGGCTCTCGTACACCTACGTCGCCGCCCCGGTGCTGACCACGATCTCTCCGACAGGGGGGTCGGAGTCCGGCGGCACTCTGGTGACCCTGACCGGTACCGGCTTCACCACCACCAACCAGGTCACCTTCGACGGCGTCCCGGCACCGTTCACCGTGCTCTCCGACACCTCGGTGTCGGCCGCCACGCCGCCCGGGACCGGCACCGTCGACGTTGCCCTGACCAACGACGCAGGCAGCGCGACTCTCGCGGCCGCGTTCACCTACGTCGCCGGACCCGGCATCTGA
- a CDS encoding IPT/TIG domain-containing protein: protein MKDSAPTAGAVRPTAVIAAVPVLTSVVPSTGPAAGNNNVVLNGSGFTGATGVMFGTKAAVSYTVDSSTKITAVAPSGTGTVAVTVKNPGGTSNSVAYTYAAQPSLTAVSPGQGPSSGGTTVILTGANLSGATAVTFGNAAATGYTVNSATQITAVAPAGTGAAPITVTTPGGTSGPVYFFYLNAPTVTAVSPGQGPSSGGTTVILTGADLSGATAVTFGNAAATSYTVDSPTQITAVAPAGTGSVAVTVTGPGGVSNSVIYTYVTAPVLSSLVPAQGPTGAGASITLTGNGLTTTTAVHFGATPAVFTVLSDTTVTALVPAGAPGPISVNVTTIGGTSNSLVYTRVGAPVI from the coding sequence GTGAAAGACAGCGCCCCCACGGCGGGAGCAGTCCGGCCCACCGCCGTCATCGCCGCCGTTCCCGTTCTCACCTCGGTCGTACCCAGTACGGGCCCTGCGGCAGGCAACAACAACGTCGTCCTGAACGGCAGCGGCTTCACCGGAGCCACGGGCGTCATGTTCGGCACCAAAGCGGCCGTCAGCTACACGGTCGACTCCTCGACGAAGATCACCGCCGTGGCGCCGTCCGGAACCGGCACCGTCGCCGTGACCGTCAAGAACCCCGGCGGAACCAGCAACTCGGTCGCCTACACCTACGCGGCACAACCCTCCCTGACCGCCGTGTCGCCCGGCCAGGGGCCGTCCTCGGGGGGCACCACCGTCATCCTCACCGGCGCCAACCTGAGCGGGGCCACGGCGGTCACCTTCGGCAACGCCGCCGCCACCGGCTACACCGTCAACTCCGCCACCCAGATCACCGCGGTCGCCCCAGCGGGAACAGGCGCCGCACCCATCACCGTCACCACGCCCGGCGGTACGAGCGGCCCCGTCTACTTCTTCTACCTCAACGCGCCCACCGTCACCGCCGTGTCGCCCGGCCAGGGGCCGTCCTCGGGCGGTACCACCGTCATCCTCACGGGGGCGGACCTGAGCGGGGCCACGGCGGTCACCTTCGGCAACGCCGCCGCCACCAGCTACACCGTCGATTCCCCCACCCAGATCACCGCGGTCGCCCCAGCGGGAACAGGTTCCGTCGCCGTGACCGTCACCGGTCCGGGCGGCGTCAGCAACTCCGTCATCTACACCTACGTGACCGCACCGGTCCTCAGCTCCCTCGTCCCCGCCCAGGGGCCCACCGGCGCCGGCGCCTCCATCACTCTCACCGGCAACGGCCTGACCACCACGACCGCCGTCCACTTCGGTGCCACACCCGCGGTATTCACCGTGCTGTCCGACACCACGGTCACCGCGCTCGTCCCGGCGGGGGCGCCCGGCCCGATTTCTGTCAACGTGACCACGATCGGCGGCACCAGCAACTCCCTCGTTTACACGCGTGTCGGCGCTCCCGTGATTTAG
- the crcB gene encoding fluoride efflux transporter CrcB gives MNRLLVVAGGAIGAPLRYLTDRAVQKRHDTVFPWGTFTVNVVGSFALGLLSGPVVAGPTSSQVQVLLGTGLCGTLTTYSTYAYETLRLAEDGPRFFAAANVIASVVAGLGAVFVGVTFAEALA, from the coding sequence GTGAACCGGCTGCTCGTAGTAGCCGGCGGCGCGATAGGCGCTCCGCTGCGGTACCTGACCGACCGGGCCGTGCAGAAACGGCACGACACCGTCTTCCCCTGGGGCACCTTCACCGTCAACGTCGTGGGCTCCTTCGCACTCGGCCTGCTGAGCGGGCCGGTGGTGGCCGGGCCGACCTCCTCGCAGGTGCAGGTGCTGCTCGGTACCGGGCTCTGCGGGACGCTGACGACGTACTCGACGTACGCGTACGAGACGCTGCGGCTGGCCGAGGACGGGCCGCGGTTCTTCGCCGCCGCCAACGTGATCGCGAGCGTGGTGGCCGGGCTGGGCGCGGTGTTCGTCGGGGTCACCTTCGCCGAGGCGCTGGCGTGA
- a CDS encoding DUF1996 domain-containing protein — MRADHRRGRSRRNAIMAVTALLAGGGGLVAVNYAANASNVTATAPTTRSAQTISCPDVKGKLPAVPQQAQAEVDRNLQLLDLQTAEANQRLVDTRGQGGPNFVQNAILGPLTEKRKATIDRIAIAIGRAAAKPTGLDALAACNLGLDAPGTQTSGTGAASQSPGGAQGDGGDTGQQGNSSGAAGQSNDGPTAADFVDITKVAPNVRRVRRQAGASTGAFTSRCGVNKQGQHNSDNDIVAPGVSNGAHHVHDYVGNRRVDFNSTNESLSAQGTSCTNGDQSAYYWPVLRDTTRQGPDANDLGGGAEGNKGAILVPSTVTITYQGSPTGKVVAMPRFLRIITGDAKAFTNGTKNANAHWSCTGFENKVQLTDKYPICPSGSKVVRSFAFQSCWDGRNIDSADHRSHVAFADAGGNCASGFKAIPQLTMRLTYKTPAAPNFAVDGFQGQQHNAITDHNDFINVMNDRLMNQAVSCINSGRRCA, encoded by the coding sequence ATGCGAGCAGATCACAGGCGCGGCCGAAGCCGCCGCAACGCCATCATGGCGGTCACGGCGCTGCTGGCAGGGGGCGGTGGCCTCGTAGCCGTGAACTACGCCGCCAACGCCTCCAACGTCACCGCCACCGCTCCTACAACGCGGTCAGCCCAGACGATCAGCTGCCCGGACGTGAAGGGCAAGCTGCCGGCCGTCCCCCAGCAGGCACAGGCCGAGGTGGACCGGAACCTGCAGTTGCTGGACCTCCAGACCGCGGAGGCCAACCAGCGGCTGGTCGACACCCGTGGGCAAGGGGGCCCGAACTTTGTACAGAACGCGATCCTCGGACCTCTGACAGAGAAGAGGAAGGCGACCATCGACCGGATCGCCATCGCCATCGGGCGGGCGGCCGCCAAGCCCACAGGGCTGGACGCTCTCGCCGCCTGCAACCTCGGTCTCGACGCACCCGGGACCCAGACATCCGGGACCGGGGCTGCGAGCCAGAGCCCCGGCGGCGCCCAGGGCGACGGAGGCGACACCGGACAGCAAGGAAACAGCTCCGGCGCCGCAGGACAGAGCAACGACGGGCCCACCGCGGCCGACTTCGTGGACATCACCAAGGTGGCCCCGAACGTGCGCCGGGTCCGCCGGCAGGCAGGCGCCTCGACCGGAGCCTTCACCTCCCGATGCGGAGTCAACAAGCAGGGACAGCACAACTCGGACAACGACATCGTGGCTCCCGGTGTCAGCAACGGCGCCCACCACGTCCACGACTACGTGGGCAACCGGAGGGTCGACTTCAACTCGACCAACGAGTCCCTCAGCGCCCAGGGAACCTCCTGCACCAACGGCGACCAGTCCGCGTACTACTGGCCCGTCCTGCGGGACACCACCCGTCAGGGCCCCGACGCCAACGACCTCGGCGGTGGCGCCGAGGGCAACAAGGGAGCCATCCTGGTGCCCTCGACGGTCACGATCACCTACCAGGGCAGCCCCACCGGCAAGGTCGTGGCGATGCCACGCTTCCTGCGGATCATCACCGGTGACGCCAAGGCGTTCACCAACGGGACCAAGAACGCCAACGCCCACTGGAGCTGCACCGGCTTCGAGAACAAGGTCCAGCTCACCGACAAGTACCCGATCTGCCCCAGCGGCAGCAAGGTGGTGCGCAGCTTCGCCTTCCAGAGCTGCTGGGACGGCAGGAACATCGACAGCGCCGACCACCGCAGCCACGTCGCCTTCGCCGACGCAGGCGGCAACTGCGCAAGCGGCTTCAAGGCCATCCCGCAGCTGACCATGCGGCTCACCTACAAGACCCCTGCGGCACCGAACTTCGCCGTCGACGGCTTCCAGGGACAGCAGCACAACGCCATCACCGACCACAACGACTTCATCAACGTGATGAACGACCGGCTCATGAACCAGGCGGTCTCCTGCATCAACTCAGGGCGCCGCTGCGCCTGA
- a CDS encoding transposase, with amino-acid sequence MPPVVVADAGYGQNADFRHALAGREIPVRGRHPGRSDRAAARRGPRRPTLVRQRPPAGAGSTTGPGSRMPSVQQVARWEGSRGSMRSHSCGCGSGRPGCAPAACSGRRGG; translated from the coding sequence GTGCCGCCGGTGGTGGTGGCCGACGCCGGCTACGGACAGAACGCCGACTTCCGCCACGCGCTGGCCGGCCGGGAGATCCCGGTACGTGGACGGCATCCGGGCCGATCTGATCGTGCAGCCGCACGACGCGGCCCCCGCCGCCCCACCTTGGTCCGGCAGCGGCCGCCCGCCGGTGCCGGCAGCACAACCGGCCCTGGCAGCCGGATGCCGAGCGTTCAGCAGGTGGCCCGCTGGGAAGGCTCCCGCGGCTCGATGCGCTCGCACTCTTGCGGGTGCGGGTCCGGCCGGCCGGGGTGCGCTCCCGCCGCCTGTTCAGGGCGCCGCGGTGGCTGA
- a CDS encoding MFS transporter has protein sequence MTRASAQRPTRMGPWRFVVWFGTVSLLADFVYEGARSITGPLLASLGASALVVGVVTGAGEAASLGLRLVSGPLADRTRRFWGLAIAGYALTVASVPLLGVVGVLWAACALVIAERVGKAVRSPAKDTMLSHATAATGRGRGFAVHEAMDQVGALVGPLVVAGMLAITGGDYGPALGVLAVPGVAVLGLLVWLRARVPDPEVYEREATANTGEAAETDGRLPAAFWTYAAFTAATTAGFATFGVLSYHLVERHLMAAAWVPVLYAAAMAVDALAALVTGWLYDLHGARVLMALPPLTAAVVMLAFTNTVAIAVAGSLMWGAVMGIQESTLRATVADLVPSGRRATAYGLFAGVVGAASLAGGALAGGLYGYSIPLLITVVVAIQVVALVLLAATRATRR, from the coding sequence GTGACCAGAGCGTCCGCCCAGCGGCCGACCCGGATGGGGCCCTGGCGGTTCGTCGTCTGGTTCGGCACGGTCAGCCTCCTCGCGGACTTCGTCTACGAGGGTGCCCGCTCGATCACCGGCCCCCTGCTGGCCTCACTCGGTGCGTCGGCGCTGGTGGTCGGAGTGGTAACGGGCGCCGGGGAAGCAGCATCTCTGGGCCTGCGGCTGGTTTCAGGGCCGCTGGCGGACCGGACACGCCGCTTCTGGGGCCTGGCGATTGCCGGGTACGCACTGACCGTGGCTTCCGTACCCCTGCTGGGCGTGGTCGGCGTGCTCTGGGCGGCGTGCGCGCTGGTGATCGCCGAACGGGTGGGCAAGGCGGTGCGCTCGCCCGCGAAGGACACGATGCTGTCGCACGCCACCGCGGCGACCGGGCGCGGGCGCGGCTTCGCCGTGCACGAGGCGATGGACCAGGTCGGCGCGCTGGTCGGACCGCTCGTCGTGGCCGGCATGCTCGCGATTACCGGTGGCGACTACGGACCGGCGCTGGGCGTGCTCGCTGTTCCGGGTGTTGCGGTGCTGGGGCTGCTGGTGTGGCTGCGGGCCCGGGTGCCGGACCCGGAGGTGTACGAGCGGGAGGCGACAGCGAACACGGGCGAGGCGGCGGAGACCGACGGCCGTCTTCCGGCCGCCTTCTGGACGTACGCGGCGTTCACCGCCGCCACCACAGCCGGGTTCGCCACCTTCGGCGTCCTGTCGTACCACCTTGTCGAGCGGCACCTCATGGCAGCGGCCTGGGTGCCGGTGCTCTACGCCGCCGCCATGGCCGTCGACGCCTTGGCCGCACTGGTGACCGGCTGGCTGTACGACCTCCACGGCGCTCGCGTGCTGATGGCGCTGCCGCCCTTGACCGCCGCAGTCGTGATGCTGGCGTTCACCAATACGGTCGCGATCGCGGTGGCCGGGTCCCTGATGTGGGGCGCGGTCATGGGCATCCAGGAGTCCACTCTGCGCGCCACCGTCGCGGATTTGGTGCCCAGCGGACGGCGGGCGACCGCCTACGGCCTGTTCGCCGGCGTTGTCGGCGCGGCCAGTCTGGCCGGCGGCGCACTGGCCGGCGGCCTGTACGGCTACTCGATCCCCCTGTTGATCACGGTTGTGGTCGCCATCCAGGTCGTCGCCCTGGTGCTACTGGCCGCCACGCGAGCCACTCGGCGCTGA